attaatattattaataataataatcatTATTCTAATTATGCAGTCAACCTTGCTTCTACTTTACGCCCATTTGTCTCCTTCACATGCTCCGCCAGACTCTACCCTTCCTTTCCTCGACATCTCTAAGTCCATTTCTGAGGACAGGCTCTCGACAAATATCTACCATAATCCGGCCGAGTCCTCCAGCTACTTTGATTATATGACCTCTCACCCAGCTTGCTGGAAGGACTCTATAACATTCTCCAAGTGTTACTGACTGCGTTGTATCTGTCCGATGATGCCACCTCTCACACCAATGcttacaacatgtcttcctttttctgagctgaAGATACCCGCCTTCTGTGGTCCTGATCCTGTGGGCCAGTAACCTAGTGTGGAGTGTGTAGGAGAGGAGGGACGAGGCAGAGTCATGGAGACAGTGACCAGTTGAGTCAATAACTCGGGCTGAGGGGCGACAGTCGTGGGGTGGTTCCCCGGTCCCCGGCCCCCTCTGGTTGATTATCTTACTGCAGTGACCATGCCCTTttccgagaaggttcaccaggctgcttCATGAGATGAAGGTCTTGTCTTATGAGCAAATGTTGAGGAGACTGGGCCTAtaatcgttggagtttagaagaatcagcggtgatcgtattgaaaattataagattctgagggggctcgacagggtagatgcagagagggtgttgcccctcgtgggggaatctagaactaggggtcatagtttcagaatgttcccgatgttggggaagtccacacccaggggacacagtctaagtataaggggtaagccatttagaaccaagatgaggagaaacttcttcactcagagaattgttaactagtggaattccctgccacatggagttgttgatgcccgttcattggatatatttatgagggagttagttatggcccttacggctaaagggatcaaggggtatggtgagaaagcaggaaaggagtactgaggtgaatgatcaaccatgatcttattgaatggcggtgcaggctcgaagggccggatggcctactcctgcacctgttttctatgtttctatgttactattaaTATTGCCCACCCGCCCGCTGGGCTGGCTCagcttccctcccactgccccgtctctgcTAAACTGTGAAGCAGCGGGTTGGAGGTATGTTGCGTTGGGATGATATACTTTACATGTTAACTCCTGAGCCGATGTCCACCCAGCCGTTTTTGTGCTGAATGACAGgccttactgtctgggctcagtcaccgaAAATGTGTGACCAACAATTGActgtctcttttcccttctgtttattacagtgaatttagtggcgattgtggtcctgtcccggggaatgtgcgggctgtccacctgcaccactcgctacctggtggccatggcagcggcggatctactggtggtcatcACTGCGGTCATACTGTACCGGATCAGTTGGTATTATTTCCCGGGATCTTTCCTGGATATCACCCCTGTGTGTACTGTTATACGTCTCCTGTCCTGtgtagccacagactgttctgtctggttcaccgtcactttcacctttgatcgatttgtggccatttgttggcagaagctgaaaaccaaatattgcaccgggagaactgtGGCTGTGGTTTTGGCAAAaagctgcattctgctctcttCAAAAAACATTCCTCACTACTTTACAATTGTACCTAGatatataatcgacaatgttcAGTGGTTCTGTTTGTCAATGCCAGCCTATTATACTGATCCCGGATGGGtgggatttgactggtttgataCGGTATTAAcaccactgctcccattcgctgtaattttgttgctcaacgctctgacagttagacacattttagtggccagtcgagtccggaagggactgaggggtgagtgcaagggggagaatggcagtgacccagagatggagagcaggaggaaatctgtcattttactcttcaccatatccggcagcttcatactgctgtggctgatatTTGTTATAGAATTCTTATATTATAGCATTGCAGGAATAATTCCCACTGATTACAATGTTTCTTTATATACCTTTCGACAAGTCGGATATCTACTGCggaatttaagttgctgcacaaacacatttatttacggggtgacccagtccaagttcagagagcagttgaagagcgcggGGAAATATCCACttacctcaattatacaattaattaataaacagaacaacTGAGCACCGCCCAGAGGCGGGccccagtgtttccagtccaggaatataatatttagccacagacttccatccactgaattacaccaggaatggctggtgatctgataaTACACCCACCGACCTGTTCAGGACACGGCACTATTTCTGATTGACATTTCCCACCTTGTCTTTCTGGGCAGCACCACGAGCTTGTTGCATTCTGTCCGAGTTCTTCTGTAAAgggtcactgcagctatttagtgAAGGGATTCATTGCAGCTTCCAGAATGAGAGGCTCGTCAATAGGTAGTAGGCAGAGTGGAGCTGTAGTTCAGAGGatacattacatagaatatacagcacagaaaaataCACTTCGGGcctactggtctgtgctggtgtctaTGATCCAGACCAGACTCATCCCATTGCAAGTAGTTCGTCTCAGCCTCTCAGCATATCGTTCtatttcattttctctcatttactCGTCTAGTTTCCCTTTGACAGCATCTGAACTATGTATCTCAACCACGTCCTGTCAGAGGGAatgccacattctaaccactctctgagtaaagaaattgttCTTTATTTCCCTATTGGTGTTATTAGTTATTATCTTGCATTTATGGCTCCACAGAGTTGGATGCTCCCACGAGTATAAACTTTTCTCACCATCGACCCGGTTCAAAACAATCATAATTTTCAAGACTTCGATCAGGACTCCTCTCTGTTCTCTGTCTTCGACAGGAAGCAAGCACAACCTGTTCAATTGTTGCTGATAAATGTTATCTTTCAGTTCTGGTGCAGTTCAATCAAACATTTGTAAGACCGTACTAGTGGCCCCCATCACCATCTCCAatgccctagccaccgactccatccctcttcctgtcaGCAGTCTAAGGCTGAACCCAgccgttcgcaaccttagtgtcttATTTGAGCAGGAGATGGTCTTCCGttcccatatccactccatcaccaggaCGGCATCTTTGTGCCTCTGTTACAGTTAATTTGCTGCTCAAAACTTCATCCGTGCCTTTACCAGCTCTAGATATGactcctccaatgctctcctgggtgGCTTCCAATCTCCCATCATCCATATAcctcacctcatccaaaactctgctgcctgtgtccctaACTTGCACATTATCGCAAtaccccatcacacctgtgctcgctgacctacattggctccctgtccgacagcgcctcaattttaaaatgatcattcttgttttcaaatcgcttcaTGGCCTCTGCAACCTACACCAGTACTTAGTcctcctgagatctctgcgctgctccaaatctggcagattgcacatccccgatttaaaCTTCTCCACCAATGGCTTTCAGAAACCTGGGTCCCAAGTTCTGGgaatctctccctaaacctctgcacctctaattgtcctcctccttcagctgcctgggtcccgagctctgggattctctcccaaaacctctccacctcgcaaactctcctcctccttcagctgcctcggtTCCAAGCTctagcattccctccctaaacctctattcgtctctaactctcctcctcctttaagattccccTTAAGACTAAATATTTGATGACGATTATTTGCTAAAACCTCCTTTTGTGCCTCGATGTCAAGATGTCCtttattccctgttggatttattaatggctgtcttcaatctgtgtccctgagttTTGgtatctcccacaagtggaaacatcttttctccctctaccctatcaaagcctttcatatccTGAAAGGCACATTCTGaccatccctcagtcttctctttgctGAACAAAAGAGCCACGGCCTGTTCAACATTTCCTGATAAGTTCACCCTCTCAAATCTGGTATCATTCCAGGAAATacactttgcaccttctccagtgccgcgatgtcattttataatatttacaccaaggatccaatcaagtttacataacttcaatgttttacaattctatccctctagacacGAACAAAAAGCCTGTGTTTGTTTTTTATGGATTGATGAACCTCCAGCGCTGCATTTAGTAATTGGTGTAACTTTACTGtcccatccctctgttcctcattccTGTTTAGATAATTATTTTCCAAGGAGAATGTCACTTTCATATTCTTCCTATTAAAACGCACCAACTCATACTCCTCAATattgatgtattgtgttcctaacagagatgagactgcacacagtgagattaaagtaacagtgacctcagtctttattaagacactccagaatgaggaacaggccttagtggccggcttatatacagtgctcccaggggatgctgggatcccttgggacttcaggggatgcgctccctggtggcggaacatgggagtgcatgctttacagatacacaacagaagtttatttgccaattacacgcccagtctgcaagtttattattgtaTTGAATGTTTTTGCCGCTTAACTCCTCAGTGTTAACGATACACGCCCATTGTGGAAGCATCCACAAAGTTTGAAATGTCACTCCCGATTCCCGAGTCCGAATGgttatgtaaatgttgaacaggagttctcccagcaccgatgcttgtggaacattacttctcacctttgccagtttcgctgcttttgatttaaattggcttagaaataaaccctaattcattgtttcatttgaatcgctttgctgacctgcgatacagtttttaatgatttgttcatctGAACCACAAGTTCACTTTGATCTTCTGACGCATTCAGTTTCCTATTTTCTAAGGTGTCGgtgattgtagaatcatagaattgtgcaGCGCAGAGAGAGTCCATTCGGCAAATCGTGCCAGCTCTTTCTTTTTGGTGGAGCTTTCCAATTAATCACACTCCTCTGCTCTATCCCCTGTACTTTTTTACTTCAATTATTTTTGAcaaattcccttttggaagttgctattgaatctgcttccacgtcCATTTCagacagttcattccagatcacaacaactcgctgtttaaacaaaatcttccttcagtcgcttctggttcttttggcaatcacattgaatctgtgtcctctggttaccggtcctcctgtcattggaaacagttgctcctttaTTACTTTATTGAAACTATTCAGGACTTTGAAGACCTCTATTGAATCTcttattaaccttctctgctctgaggacaaCATACCCAGCTTttacaatctctccacataactgaaacccCCATCCCTGGAGGAATTATGGTCAATCTACCTTAACtatctcagctctaaggagaacaaccccagcatctcccgactctccacgtaactgaaggaccATATTCCGGGAATCATTCTAGTCAATCtttcattaacataagaacatgagtacataagaacagcaggaggcaattctgcccctcgagcctgctgcaccatgcaataagataatgtctgatctgatcctggactcagctccacatccccgcccactccccataatcccttatctccgtatcgctcaagaaactgtctatctctgtcttaagtgtttgcaatgtcccagattccacagctctctgaggcagcaaattccatagatttacaatcctctgagagaagaaattcctcctcatctctgtttccaATGGGCGTCCTcttattataagatcatgccccctagttctagtctcccgcatcagtggaaacatcctctctgcatccactctgtgaagccccctcataatcttatacgtttcgataagacaacctctcattattctgaactccaatgaatagatgcccaacctactcaacctttcctcacaagtctaatatcccatcctgggaatcaaccgagtgaaccttctctgaactgcctccaaagcaagtatagcctttcctaaatacagaaaccaaaactgcaagcagtactccaggtgtggcctcaccaatacgttgtccaactgtagcaagacttgcctgattttatactccatcgcctttgcaataaaatctaagataccattggccttcatgataaATATCTTTACTTGCATaatatccttttttgtttcatgcacaagtaccccaagttcCCGCTGTACTAagtcactttgcaaattttctccattaaataataacttgctctttgattttttttctgccaaagtgcatgacctcacactttccaacattatactccatctgccaatttcttgcccactcacttagcctgtctatgtccttttgcagattttatgtgtcctcctcacacattgcttttccttctatctttgtgtcgtcagtgaacttggatacgttacattcagtcccttcttccaattcgttagtatagattgtaaatagttggggtcccagcaatgatccctgtggcaccccactagttattgattggcaaacaatgtaactagcagagtggacaagggagaaccagtggatgtggtgtatttggactttcaaaaggcttttgacaaggtcccgcacaagagattgttgtgcaaaattaaagcacatgatattgggtgaAATGTaccgtcgtggatagagaactgtttggtagacaggaagctgagagtcgagataaacgggtcattttcagaatgacaggcagtgactagtgcagtgccgcagggctcagtgcagggacagcagctctttacaataaacattaacgatttcgatgaaggaattgagtgtaatatctccaagtttgcgggtgacactaaactgggtggcggcgtgagctgtgaggaggacgctaagaggctgcagggtgatttggacagttttggtgagtgggtaaatgcatggcagatgaaatacaatgtggataattgtgagattatccattttggggcaaaaacacgaaggcagaatattatctgaatggcggcagattaggaaaagcagagaTGCAggtggacctgggtgtcatggttcatcagtcactgaaagtgggtatgcagatacagcaggcggtgaagaaggcaaatgttggccttccagctaggggatttgagtataggagcagggaggtcttactgcagttgcacagggccttagtgaggcttcacctggactattatgttcagttttggtctcctaatctcaggaaggacgttcctgctactgagggagtacagcgaaggttcactagactgattcctgggatggctggactgacatatgaggagagactggatcaactgggcctgtattcactggagtttagaaggttgagaggggatcttacagaaacgtataagagtctggcgggactggacaggttagatgcgggaagaatgttcccgatgttggggaagtccagaaccaggggatatagactaaggataaggggtagaccatttaggactgagatgaggagaaacttcttcattcagagagttgttaatctgtggaattccttgctacagagtgttgttgatgccagttcagtggatacattcaagagggagttagatatggcccttaggctaaagggatcaaagggtatggagagaaagcaggaaaggggtactgaggtgaatgatcagccatgatcttattgaatggtggtgcaggctcgaagggccgaatgtcctactcgtgcacatattttctatgtttctatgtttctatatagcattTAACTCAGTGAGGAGTTAACTTGATATTCAGGAGTCAGAGTTCGTtggaaaatgttaaatcattgtccTTTTTACCGATGATCAGCCTGAACCTTCTCATGTTCCCCAGTCAGTCTATAACCCTCCTGAAAACTATTATTATTGTCGTCATTGTGTACTGCACTTCGTCatcttgtatcatctacaaactataAATGGTACCCTA
This DNA window, taken from Pristiophorus japonicus isolate sPriJap1 chromosome 25, sPriJap1.hap1, whole genome shotgun sequence, encodes the following:
- the LOC139238083 gene encoding probable G-protein coupled receptor 139; translated protein: MHQTVRLARKICYMIIAVTGVPVNLVAIVVLSRGMCGLSTCTTRYLVAMAAADLLVVITAVILYRISWYYFPGSFLDITPVCTVIRLLSCVATDCSVWFTVTFTFDRFVAICWQKLKTKYCTGRTVAVVLAKSCILLSSKNIPHYFTIVPRYIIDNVQWFCLSMPAYYTDPGWVGFDWFDTVLTPLLPFAVILLLNALTVRHILVASRVRKGLRGECKGENGSDPEMESRRKSVILLFTISGSFILLWLIFVIEFLYYSIAGIIPTDYNVSLYTFRQVGYLLRNLSCCTNTFIYGVTQSKFREQLKSAGKYPLTSIIQLINKQNN